The following are from one region of the Halogeometricum sp. S3BR5-2 genome:
- a CDS encoding PRC-barrel domain-containing protein: protein MDGTPEELTTLVGREVYSNNGVFVGEVEDIRLDLDRQTVTGLALGRLNDELFGTRIEAGKGVLLPYRWVRAVGDVILVNDVIERLRQPEEEEETVVA, encoded by the coding sequence ATGGACGGGACTCCCGAAGAGCTGACGACGCTCGTCGGGCGCGAGGTCTACTCGAACAACGGCGTCTTCGTCGGGGAGGTCGAGGACATCCGCCTCGACCTCGACCGACAGACCGTGACCGGACTCGCGCTCGGTAGACTCAACGACGAACTGTTCGGCACCCGGATCGAAGCCGGAAAGGGCGTGCTGCTCCCCTATCGCTGGGTTCGCGCCGTCGGCGACGTCATCCTCGTCAACGACGTGATAGAGCGTCTGAGACAGCCCGAAGAGGAAGAGGAGACGGTCGTCGCCTGA
- a CDS encoding pyridoxal phosphate-dependent aminotransferase, whose product MFPPLPYLEWISGRPEEATYDLGSSDLRTSAHRSGVIPESLADLPDPDEEVTLRSQLADEYGVAEENVLVTAGATHANLIAESAALSVAESGDGDEDDGTPPQVLVEKPGYQPLVSTPGALGARVDRFIRPEEDDELSADRIAAAARSSFALAVTSNRHNPTGRLTTRERLSKAADAAREAGGFLLVDEVYGSFVTENPAGRAFGGVTAAGLDGAAVTGSLTKFYGLGGLRIGWLIGPEELLDAARDAAFHLPTVAEPSRALARRALHNRERLSEAAREHLRANHELLAGFAAAHEKLSGEVHDGSSYAFLAHEDADGDEVAEAAWEEGILVVPGRFFDDADGFRVALGREPDHVEAALDALSEVLASLSADD is encoded by the coding sequence ATGTTCCCACCGTTACCCTATCTCGAGTGGATATCCGGCCGGCCGGAGGAGGCGACGTACGACCTCGGGTCGAGCGACCTGCGAACGTCGGCGCACCGGTCGGGGGTAATCCCCGAGAGTCTGGCCGACCTCCCCGACCCCGACGAGGAGGTGACGCTCCGCTCGCAACTCGCCGACGAGTACGGCGTCGCCGAGGAGAACGTGCTCGTCACCGCCGGCGCGACGCACGCGAACCTCATCGCCGAGTCGGCCGCCCTCTCGGTCGCCGAGAGCGGGGACGGTGACGAGGACGACGGGACGCCGCCGCAGGTGCTCGTCGAGAAACCGGGCTACCAACCCCTCGTCTCCACGCCCGGCGCCCTCGGCGCCCGCGTCGACCGGTTCATCCGACCGGAGGAGGACGACGAACTCTCCGCGGACCGAATCGCCGCCGCGGCGCGGAGCAGTTTCGCCCTCGCGGTCACCTCGAACCGCCACAACCCGACGGGTCGGCTGACGACCCGCGAACGCCTCTCGAAGGCGGCCGACGCCGCCCGCGAGGCCGGCGGGTTCCTCCTCGTCGACGAGGTGTACGGCTCGTTCGTCACCGAGAACCCGGCCGGCCGCGCCTTCGGCGGCGTCACCGCCGCCGGCCTCGACGGGGCGGCCGTCACCGGGTCGCTGACGAAGTTCTACGGTCTCGGCGGCCTCCGAATCGGCTGGCTCATCGGCCCCGAAGAACTGCTCGACGCCGCCCGCGACGCGGCGTTTCACCTCCCCACCGTCGCCGAACCGAGTCGGGCGCTGGCCCGCCGCGCACTCCACAACCGCGAGCGACTCTCCGAGGCGGCCCGCGAACACCTCCGCGCGAACCACGAACTCCTCGCGGGGTTCGCCGCGGCGCACGAGAAACTCTCGGGGGAGGTGCACGACGGCAGTTCCTACGCGTTCCTCGCCCACGAGGACGCCGACGGCGACGAGGTGGCGGAGGCGGCGTGGGAGGAGGGCATCCTCGTCGTCCCGGGCCGCTTCTTCGACGACGCCGACGGCTTCCGGGTCGCCCTCGGGCGCGAACCCGACCACGTCGAGGCGGCGCTGGACGCCCTCTCGGAGGTGCTGGCGTCGTTGTCGGCGGACGACTGA
- a CDS encoding alpha/beta hydrolase: protein MDSLDTPRRHRLLGSRLGGLFETQTYETVALRRLRRRYAVRRARAAADVSLGSGPAAFLRAADAPPAPHLHERIEAALARFADIRERHEDAADRWEAAFWGDEETTPDERVARERERRAADDAHAVPDDVFGFLDRDHLVPPVAFDVPTPDDARERWAHELAEPERLYGFADSTVNESLPRVSRSKTVHGPETVEYRVRFDTPSLHVGDTATARVYEPESATDDLPTLVFFSGLGSLGDRTAYWLEEEAVARPLAREGYRVVLPDAPWHGRREPLGAHAGEPYLARAPVGHFELYGAAAQETGVLVDWARTEGAPAVAVGGLSLGAIVSLHVAGRCGDWPSSMRPDLVAPVSGVGSVAQALTGSRLVSILGVDDALTAAGWTGDDLNEFAPLLNPPAKPALPPERILACYGSRDDVAPAEGMASLLRRWDVPRRNVMVWDRGHVGTATRLARDDGFRNVLTDELDRLAADAGGNGDGNEGADEDAAASTE from the coding sequence ATGGACAGCCTCGACACCCCGCGCCGACACCGACTCCTCGGCTCCCGCCTCGGGGGCCTGTTCGAGACGCAGACGTACGAGACGGTGGCGCTGCGTCGACTCCGGCGTCGGTACGCGGTCCGCCGCGCCCGCGCCGCCGCCGACGTGTCGCTCGGTTCCGGCCCCGCGGCGTTCCTCCGGGCGGCCGACGCGCCGCCGGCGCCGCACCTGCACGAGCGAATCGAGGCCGCCTTGGCCCGCTTCGCCGATATCCGAGAGCGACACGAGGACGCTGCCGACCGCTGGGAGGCGGCGTTCTGGGGCGACGAGGAGACGACGCCGGACGAACGCGTCGCCCGCGAACGCGAGCGTCGGGCGGCCGACGACGCCCACGCCGTCCCGGACGACGTGTTCGGGTTCCTGGACCGCGACCACCTCGTCCCGCCCGTCGCGTTCGACGTCCCGACTCCCGACGACGCCCGCGAGCGCTGGGCGCACGAACTCGCCGAACCCGAACGGCTGTACGGCTTCGCCGACTCCACGGTGAACGAGTCGCTCCCGCGCGTCTCGCGGTCGAAGACGGTGCACGGTCCCGAGACGGTGGAGTACCGCGTCCGGTTCGACACGCCGTCGCTGCACGTCGGCGACACCGCCACCGCCCGGGTGTACGAACCCGAGTCGGCGACCGACGACCTGCCGACGCTCGTCTTCTTCTCCGGTCTCGGCTCCCTCGGCGACCGGACGGCGTACTGGCTCGAAGAGGAGGCCGTCGCCCGACCGCTGGCCCGCGAGGGGTACCGGGTCGTCCTGCCGGACGCGCCGTGGCACGGCCGGCGCGAACCCCTCGGCGCCCACGCGGGCGAACCCTACCTCGCCCGGGCACCCGTCGGCCACTTCGAGTTGTACGGCGCCGCCGCCCAGGAGACGGGCGTCCTGGTCGACTGGGCGCGCACCGAGGGGGCGCCGGCCGTCGCCGTCGGCGGTCTGAGCCTCGGCGCCATCGTCTCGCTGCACGTCGCGGGTCGGTGCGGCGACTGGCCCTCGTCGATGCGTCCGGACCTCGTCGCTCCCGTCTCCGGCGTCGGCTCGGTCGCGCAGGCGCTCACCGGGTCGCGCCTCGTCTCCATCCTCGGCGTCGACGACGCCCTCACCGCCGCGGGGTGGACCGGCGACGACCTGAACGAGTTCGCCCCCCTCTTGAATCCCCCCGCGAAACCGGCGCTGCCGCCCGAGCGAATCCTCGCCTGTTACGGCTCCCGCGACGACGTGGCGCCCGCCGAGGGGATGGCGAGCCTCCTCCGCCGCTGGGACGTCCCCCGGCGGAACGTGATGGTGTGGGACCGCGGCCACGTCGGCACCGCGACGCGTCTCGCCCGCGACGACGGCTTCAGAAACGTCCTGACCGACGAACTCGACCGTCTGGCGGCGGACGCGGGCGGGAACGGCGACGGGAACGAGGGGGCCGACGAGGACGCCGCGGCGTCGACCGAGTAG
- a CDS encoding FAD-binding and (Fe-S)-binding domain-containing protein has protein sequence MASNSRERFADPAADDDANYDYVNDDVERPGMVSDLESLVEGDVRFDTYSRELYATDASAYEQTPIGVVMPASTEDVVAVMEYCARREIPVLPRGGGTSLAGQTVNRAVVLDLMANMDAVYDVDPDAATATAQAGVRLGDLNAELEPRGLKFAPDPAWGDKSALGGAVGNNSTGAHSLKYGKTDYYLESAEVVLADGTVTTFGEVEVETLREEGDPDGSIEERIYAEVARVLDEEADEISERYPDLKRNVSGYNLDMLVDEMRGERRLPDDSGVDPESEPGTVNLARLVAGSEGTLGIVTEATVSLEPVPNTAAVALLTYDDVVDAMEDVAPILEHDPAAVEVMDDVLLGLAGETPEFEDVVGMLPDGTDSVLLVEFYAEDDEHGRQQVADLVADRVPGGVSEADPSAGAAETTGKSHTAVAAMEAHDAETRAKFWKMRKSGLPILLSRTTDEKHIAYIEDTAIPAENLPAYVAEFQEILEEHDTFASYYAHAGPGVLHIRPLVSTKTVEGVETFEAIADEATDLVMKYGGSVSGEHGDGRARTQWNRKLYGDDLWRTFRDLKTAFDPDWLLNPGNVCGYQDDEQRPEGTVGRSAHDMTEHLRFDPDYEFDAGFDPAMEWPNENGFQGMAELCHGCAGCRGPQETTGGVMCPTYRATEEEIQSTRGRANMLRQAMSGDLSDEEQFTDEFVEEVLDVCVGCKGCIKDCPSGVDMAKMKAELTHEYHRRNGSSLRDKMFANIGTLSAVGSALAPVSNLASKVPGARFVMEKTVGIASERDLPEFHRESFVDWFDSRGGARISEREAASKVLLFPDTYTNYNHPDAGRAAVRALEAAGVHVRIPEGVTGSGRPPHSKGFVDSARDCAKQNVDALAPQVRDDWSVVVVEPSDAVMFQHDYLDLLSGEDVETVAANTYGVMEYFDAFRLLENAGLEANAPPRSLTYHGHCHQKSTKKDHHAVGVLRRAGYEVDPLDSTCCGMAGSFGYEREHYSLSKAMGRILYDQVEGSEGEVVVAPGASCRSQLGEREEGEEPPHPVEMLAEALT, from the coding sequence ATGGCATCGAACTCACGGGAGCGGTTCGCCGACCCCGCGGCGGACGACGACGCGAACTACGACTACGTGAACGACGACGTCGAGCGTCCGGGGATGGTCTCGGACTTGGAGTCGCTGGTCGAGGGCGACGTGCGCTTCGACACCTACTCGCGGGAACTGTACGCGACGGACGCCTCGGCGTACGAGCAGACGCCCATCGGCGTCGTCATGCCGGCTTCGACCGAGGACGTGGTCGCGGTGATGGAGTACTGCGCGAGGCGGGAGATTCCGGTCCTCCCGCGCGGCGGCGGGACGAGTCTCGCCGGGCAGACGGTCAACCGGGCCGTCGTCCTCGACCTGATGGCGAACATGGACGCCGTCTACGACGTCGACCCCGACGCCGCGACGGCGACGGCGCAGGCCGGCGTCCGACTGGGCGACCTGAACGCCGAACTGGAGCCGCGCGGGCTGAAGTTCGCCCCCGACCCCGCGTGGGGGGACAAGTCGGCGCTCGGCGGCGCCGTCGGCAACAACTCCACGGGCGCGCACTCGCTGAAGTACGGCAAGACCGACTACTATCTCGAATCGGCGGAGGTGGTGCTCGCCGACGGCACCGTGACGACGTTCGGCGAAGTCGAAGTCGAGACGCTCCGCGAGGAGGGCGACCCCGACGGCTCCATCGAAGAGCGCATCTACGCCGAAGTCGCGCGGGTGCTGGACGAGGAGGCCGACGAGATTTCGGAGCGCTATCCGGACCTGAAACGCAACGTCTCGGGGTACAACCTCGACATGCTGGTCGACGAGATGCGCGGGGAGCGACGCCTCCCGGACGACTCGGGCGTCGACCCCGAGAGCGAACCGGGGACGGTGAACCTCGCGCGACTCGTCGCCGGGTCCGAGGGGACGCTCGGTATCGTCACGGAGGCGACCGTCTCGCTCGAACCCGTCCCGAACACCGCCGCCGTGGCGCTTCTGACGTACGACGACGTGGTCGACGCGATGGAGGACGTCGCCCCCATCCTCGAACACGACCCGGCCGCCGTCGAGGTGATGGACGACGTGCTTCTCGGGTTGGCGGGGGAGACGCCCGAGTTCGAGGACGTGGTCGGGATGCTGCCCGACGGGACCGACTCGGTTCTCTTAGTCGAGTTCTACGCCGAGGACGACGAACACGGTCGTCAGCAGGTCGCCGACCTCGTCGCGGACCGAGTTCCGGGCGGGGTGAGCGAGGCCGACCCCTCGGCGGGCGCGGCGGAGACGACCGGGAAGTCACACACCGCCGTGGCGGCGATGGAGGCGCACGACGCCGAGACGCGCGCGAAGTTCTGGAAGATGCGCAAATCCGGCCTCCCCATCCTCCTCTCGCGGACCACCGACGAGAAGCACATCGCCTACATCGAGGACACCGCCATCCCCGCGGAGAACCTCCCGGCGTACGTCGCGGAGTTCCAGGAGATTCTGGAAGAGCACGACACGTTCGCCTCCTACTACGCCCACGCGGGACCGGGCGTCCTCCACATCCGGCCGCTGGTGAGCACGAAGACCGTCGAGGGCGTCGAGACGTTCGAGGCCATCGCCGACGAGGCGACGGACCTCGTCATGAAGTACGGCGGGTCGGTATCGGGCGAACACGGCGACGGCCGCGCCCGCACGCAGTGGAACCGGAAGCTGTACGGCGACGACCTCTGGCGGACCTTCCGCGACCTCAAGACCGCGTTCGACCCCGACTGGCTCCTCAACCCCGGCAACGTCTGCGGCTACCAAGACGACGAGCAGCGACCGGAGGGAACGGTCGGGAGGAGCGCCCACGACATGACCGAGCACCTCCGCTTCGACCCCGACTACGAGTTCGACGCCGGGTTCGACCCAGCGATGGAGTGGCCCAACGAGAACGGCTTTCAGGGGATGGCCGAACTCTGTCACGGCTGTGCGGGCTGTCGCGGCCCGCAGGAGACGACGGGCGGCGTGATGTGTCCGACCTACCGCGCCACAGAGGAGGAGATACAGTCCACGCGCGGGCGGGCGAACATGCTCCGACAGGCGATGAGCGGCGACCTCTCGGACGAGGAGCAGTTCACGGACGAGTTCGTCGAGGAGGTGCTGGACGTCTGCGTCGGCTGTAAGGGCTGCATCAAGGACTGCCCCAGCGGCGTCGACATGGCGAAGATGAAGGCGGAACTGACCCACGAGTACCACCGGCGCAACGGGTCCAGCCTCCGCGACAAGATGTTCGCGAACATCGGGACGCTGTCGGCCGTCGGCAGCGCCCTCGCCCCCGTCTCGAACCTCGCCTCGAAGGTGCCCGGCGCGCGCTTCGTGATGGAGAAGACGGTAGGCATCGCGAGCGAACGCGACCTCCCCGAGTTCCACCGCGAGTCGTTCGTGGATTGGTTTGACTCCCGTGGCGGCGCCCGAATATCGGAGCGGGAGGCCGCCTCGAAGGTGCTCCTGTTCCCCGACACGTACACGAACTACAACCACCCCGACGCCGGCAGGGCGGCCGTCCGCGCCCTCGAAGCGGCGGGCGTCCACGTCCGGATTCCGGAGGGCGTCACCGGGTCCGGCCGGCCGCCGCACTCGAAGGGGTTCGTCGACAGCGCGCGCGACTGCGCGAAGCAGAACGTCGACGCCCTCGCGCCGCAGGTCCGCGACGACTGGAGCGTCGTCGTCGTCGAACCCTCCGACGCGGTGATGTTCCAACACGACTACCTCGACCTGCTCTCGGGCGAGGACGTCGAGACCGTCGCGGCGAACACCTACGGCGTGATGGAGTACTTCGACGCCTTCCGTCTCCTGGAGAACGCGGGTCTGGAGGCGAACGCCCCGCCCCGGTCGCTGACGTACCACGGTCACTGCCACCAGAAGTCGACGAAGAAGGACCACCACGCCGTCGGCGTCCTGCGCCGCGCGGGCTACGAGGTGGACCCGCTGGATTCGACCTGTTGCGGGATGGCCGGGTCGTTCGGCTACGAACGCGAACACTACTCGCTGTCGAAGGCCATGGGACGCATCCTCTACGACCAAGTCGAGGGTTCGGAGGGCGAGGTGGTCGTCGCCCCCGGCGCGTCCTGCCGGTCGCAACTCGGCGAACGCGAGGAGGGGGAAGAACCGCCGCACCCGGTGGAGATGCTGGCCGAAGCGCTGACCTGA
- a CDS encoding GIY-YIG nuclease family protein, which produces MVSLLDPDAIAAGTDPLGVGAGDAPPGTYVLLFELSETSEIAVGALGAATFPAGAYAYVGSAFGSNGLGRVDRHRRVAAGEHGVRHWHVDYLGGHPNASLAGVAAAPRADIECDLAAAFDARTSPLAGFGASDCDCEAHLAHRTEYERLRSAVVGYLEGK; this is translated from the coding sequence GTGGTTTCGCTGCTCGACCCCGATGCGATAGCGGCGGGGACGGACCCCCTCGGCGTCGGCGCGGGCGACGCGCCGCCCGGGACGTACGTCCTGCTCTTCGAACTCTCGGAGACAAGCGAGATAGCCGTCGGTGCGCTCGGAGCGGCGACGTTCCCGGCGGGCGCGTACGCCTACGTCGGGAGCGCCTTCGGGTCGAACGGCCTCGGACGGGTCGACAGGCACCGCCGCGTCGCCGCCGGCGAACACGGCGTCCGCCACTGGCACGTCGACTACCTCGGCGGCCACCCGAACGCTTCTCTCGCCGGCGTCGCGGCCGCCCCCCGCGCGGATATCGAGTGCGACCTCGCGGCCGCGTTCGACGCTCGAACGTCGCCGCTCGCGGGGTTCGGGGCGTCGGACTGCGACTGCGAGGCGCACCTCGCGCATCGGACGGAGTACGAGAGACTGCGCTCGGCGGTCGTAGGATATCTCGAAGGGAAATGA
- a CDS encoding DHH family phosphoesterase — translation MSAGVTISSMSTYAILGCGSVGHAVAEELTEEGKDVLILDKDESRVEALRDQDLNAQTTDISESEVGDVVSDRDVILILSSDVEANKAAVSAIRERGDDQFVVVRASDPVSEDELAELGADVVINPSEVIADSALRSLESGELEYKARQLADLLESTEGTLAILTHDNPDPDSIASAAALQAIATEYDVEADILYDGEMGHQENRAFVNLLGIDLLRLSEAPDLASYGAVALVDHMKSGEPDIGTEVDVFIDHFEPSETIDPAFIDVRPNVSSTSTILTKYIQEFNISPSEAVATALLYGIRAETLDFKRETTPADLTAAAYLYPFADHDTLEQVESPSMSPETLDVLAEAIQNRDVQGSHLVSNAGFIRDRDALGQAAQHLLNLEGVTTTAVFGIVDNNIYLSARSKDIRMNIGNVLQDAFQGIGEAGGHSTQGDVEIPLGIFTGIETSEDNRDTLLQLTEEAVRKKLFAAMGVESESGNGN, via the coding sequence ATGAGTGCTGGGGTCACCATCTCCTCGATGTCCACCTACGCGATTCTGGGGTGCGGGAGCGTCGGGCACGCCGTCGCCGAGGAACTCACCGAGGAGGGAAAAGACGTCCTCATCCTCGACAAGGACGAGAGCCGCGTCGAAGCCCTCCGCGACCAGGACCTGAACGCGCAGACGACCGACATCTCGGAGTCCGAGGTGGGGGACGTCGTCAGCGACCGGGACGTGATCCTCATCCTCTCGTCGGACGTCGAGGCGAACAAGGCGGCGGTGTCGGCCATCCGGGAACGGGGCGACGACCAGTTCGTCGTCGTCCGCGCCTCCGACCCCGTCTCCGAGGACGAACTCGCCGAACTCGGGGCCGACGTCGTCATCAACCCCTCGGAGGTCATCGCCGACTCCGCGCTCCGCTCCCTGGAGTCGGGCGAACTGGAGTACAAAGCCCGCCAACTGGCCGACCTCCTGGAGTCGACGGAGGGGACGCTGGCCATCCTGACGCACGACAACCCGGACCCCGACTCCATCGCCAGCGCCGCCGCCCTCCAGGCAATCGCCACCGAGTACGACGTGGAGGCCGACATCCTCTACGACGGCGAGATGGGCCACCAGGAGAACCGAGCGTTCGTCAACCTCCTCGGCATCGACCTGCTGCGACTGTCGGAGGCGCCGGACCTCGCCTCCTACGGCGCGGTGGCCCTCGTCGACCACATGAAGTCGGGCGAACCCGACATCGGCACCGAGGTGGACGTGTTCATCGACCACTTCGAGCCGAGCGAAACCATCGACCCCGCCTTCATCGACGTGCGACCGAACGTCTCCTCGACGTCGACCATCCTCACGAAGTACATCCAGGAGTTCAACATCAGCCCCAGCGAGGCCGTCGCTACTGCCCTCCTCTACGGCATCCGCGCGGAGACGCTGGACTTCAAGCGCGAGACGACGCCCGCCGACCTGACGGCCGCGGCGTACCTCTACCCGTTCGCCGACCACGACACCCTCGAACAGGTGGAGTCGCCGTCGATGTCGCCGGAGACGCTGGACGTCCTCGCGGAAGCCATCCAGAACCGCGACGTACAGGGGAGTCACCTCGTCTCGAACGCGGGGTTCATCCGCGACAGGGACGCCCTCGGGCAGGCGGCTCAGCACCTCCTCAATCTGGAGGGCGTGACGACGACGGCCGTCTTCGGCATCGTCGACAACAACATCTACCTCTCGGCCCGGTCGAAGGACATCCGCATGAACATCGGCAACGTCCTGCAGGACGCCTTCCAGGGCATCGGCGAGGCGGGCGGCCACTCCACGCAGGGCGACGTCGAGATTCCGCTCGGCATCTTCACCGGCATCGAAACCTCGGAGGACAACCGCGATACGCTGCTCCAACTCACCGAGGAGGCGGTCCGCAAGAAACTGTTCGCGGCGATGGGCGTCGAGAGCGAGAGCGGAAACGGAAACTGA
- a CDS encoding DMT family transporter, with translation MSLRTSSTSADRNALLFLALACFWGTSFVAIETGLEYFPPVLFAGVRYVLAGLVILAYAVATTDRWIPRTRAEWLSAGVAGLFVIAAYHALAYLGQMHVSAPVAAVVVSLSPVLTAVFAAAMLDESLDAVAGVGFLLGVLGVVIVANPDPANFLSSNLLGIVLVLLGAASFALGSVLTAPLRTTLPTESMQAWAMLIGAAVLLAVSAARGESVAAVELTLPALVSLGYLTLVSGVVSYLIYFALLDRVGATEINLVGYLQPVAAAVTGWALFGQVVDATTLAGFLVIFVGFGLVTRETLRARLFGRSAPAAVPDGSATTTRADGYDAD, from the coding sequence ATGTCGCTCCGAACCTCCTCCACCTCCGCCGACCGAAACGCCCTCCTCTTTCTCGCACTCGCGTGCTTTTGGGGTACGTCGTTCGTCGCTATCGAAACCGGACTCGAATACTTCCCGCCCGTGCTGTTCGCGGGCGTGCGCTACGTCCTCGCCGGCCTCGTCATCCTCGCCTACGCCGTCGCCACCACCGACCGCTGGATTCCCCGTACCCGCGCGGAGTGGCTCAGCGCGGGCGTCGCCGGTCTGTTCGTCATCGCGGCCTACCACGCGCTGGCCTACCTCGGACAGATGCACGTCTCCGCGCCCGTCGCCGCCGTCGTCGTCAGCCTCTCGCCCGTGCTGACGGCCGTGTTCGCCGCGGCGATGCTCGACGAGTCGCTCGACGCCGTCGCGGGCGTCGGCTTCCTCCTCGGCGTCCTCGGCGTCGTCATCGTCGCCAACCCGGACCCGGCGAACTTCCTGTCGTCGAACCTGCTCGGCATCGTTCTCGTCCTCCTCGGGGCCGCAAGTTTCGCCCTCGGGTCGGTGCTCACGGCGCCCCTGCGGACGACGCTCCCCACCGAGTCGATGCAGGCGTGGGCGATGCTCATCGGCGCCGCCGTCCTCCTCGCGGTGTCGGCCGCCCGCGGCGAGTCCGTCGCCGCCGTCGAGTTGACGCTCCCGGCGCTCGTCTCCCTCGGCTACCTGACGCTCGTCTCCGGCGTCGTCAGCTACCTCATCTACTTCGCCCTCCTCGACCGCGTCGGCGCGACCGAGATCAACCTCGTCGGCTACCTCCAACCCGTCGCCGCCGCCGTCACCGGGTGGGCGCTGTTCGGTCAGGTCGTCGACGCGACGACGCTCGCCGGCTTCCTCGTCATCTTCGTCGGCTTCGGTCTCGTCACCCGCGAGACGCTCCGCGCGCGCCTCTTCGGCCGGTCCGCCCCCGCCGCCGTCCCGGACGGTTCGGCGACGACGACACGGGCCGACGGCTACGACGCGGACTGA
- a CDS encoding Lrp/AsnC family transcriptional regulator: MDERDIRLLKAISDLETGSPERLHEETDIPVSTIHYRLNNLRDAGIIKNDLYDIDLEKVGLGVTVLVELLTDYSGPHHTFQDKILDVEGVTQAYFTMGETDFIVVAHLSGREMVERLITDFEQIDEVERTNSTFVVSTLRDSSRVLQNYELETLLDELLEDE; the protein is encoded by the coding sequence ATGGACGAACGTGATATCCGCCTTCTAAAGGCCATCTCCGACCTCGAAACCGGGAGTCCGGAACGACTCCACGAGGAGACGGACATCCCCGTCTCGACGATACACTACCGGCTGAACAACCTGCGCGACGCGGGCATCATCAAGAACGACCTGTACGACATCGACTTGGAGAAGGTGGGACTCGGCGTGACCGTACTGGTCGAGTTGCTCACCGACTACAGCGGACCCCACCACACCTTTCAGGACAAGATTCTCGACGTGGAGGGGGTCACGCAGGCGTACTTCACGATGGGCGAGACGGACTTCATCGTCGTCGCCCACCTCTCGGGCCGGGAGATGGTCGAACGACTCATCACCGACTTCGAGCAGATAGACGAGGTGGAACGGACGAACTCCACGTTCGTCGTCTCGACGCTCCGCGACAGTTCGCGCGTCCTCCAGAACTACGAGTTGGAGACGCTTCTCGACGAATTACTCGAAGACGAGTAA
- a CDS encoding MFS transporter yields MNREKIQFYALYLTRFAGGYGFITLITLLSEYIDALDPTSVSVFGLFTVGAGFIVGMYTAGFTGAQTVAVVPLAWAGDRFDKGDVLVGVLALGTVAYALFVPVDSSLGFIAVRALQGVAVTGAGLMSLALVGELSAVGSRANNIGKANASAFAASILGSLLAGALYDAFGFTPIFAIIVVIMAIATVTCWLFLDDDDTRVPGFPFTDLALNRRILTIATFRAQYAVAVTLVRTWVPIYAGVSAATGGLAYASLAVSFTVVAEKFTNMLFQPRTGTLSDRYGRALFVFVGGGAYGLVALAVPFSPAIGAALDLPGAFPILGPLSPAFLPLVGLSGLLGVADSFREPASMALFADEGTDSGGVASSFGIRELLWRPGSVVGPLLGGWLMYEVGMEWVFFVGGGTALTGVLTFLAVLVYDFGPGALTEW; encoded by the coding sequence GTGAACCGGGAGAAAATACAGTTTTACGCGCTCTACCTCACGCGCTTCGCCGGCGGTTACGGGTTCATCACCCTCATCACGCTCCTCTCCGAGTACATCGACGCGCTCGACCCTACGAGCGTCTCCGTCTTCGGCCTCTTCACGGTCGGGGCGGGGTTCATCGTCGGAATGTACACCGCGGGGTTCACCGGCGCGCAGACCGTCGCCGTCGTCCCCCTCGCGTGGGCGGGCGACCGCTTCGACAAGGGCGACGTGCTCGTCGGCGTCCTCGCCCTCGGAACGGTCGCGTACGCGCTCTTCGTCCCCGTCGACTCCAGTCTCGGGTTCATCGCCGTCCGCGCCCTGCAGGGCGTCGCCGTCACCGGCGCCGGCCTGATGTCGCTGGCGCTGGTGGGCGAACTCTCCGCCGTCGGGTCCCGCGCGAACAACATCGGCAAGGCGAACGCGTCGGCGTTTGCCGCCTCCATCCTCGGCAGCCTCCTCGCGGGGGCGCTGTACGACGCCTTCGGCTTCACGCCCATCTTCGCAATCATCGTCGTCATCATGGCGATAGCCACCGTCACCTGCTGGCTGTTCCTCGACGACGACGACACCCGCGTCCCCGGCTTCCCGTTCACCGACCTCGCGCTGAACCGACGCATCCTCACCATCGCCACCTTCCGCGCGCAGTACGCCGTCGCCGTCACCCTCGTCCGGACGTGGGTGCCCATCTATGCCGGTGTCTCGGCGGCCACGGGCGGCCTCGCCTACGCCAGCCTCGCCGTCTCCTTCACCGTCGTCGCCGAGAAGTTCACGAACATGCTGTTTCAGCCCCGGACGGGGACGCTCTCGGACCGCTACGGCCGCGCCCTGTTCGTCTTCGTCGGCGGCGGCGCGTACGGCCTCGTCGCCCTCGCGGTGCCGTTCTCGCCCGCCATCGGCGCCGCCCTCGATCTGCCGGGCGCGTTCCCGATTCTGGGACCGCTCTCGCCCGCGTTCCTCCCCCTCGTGGGGCTGTCGGGGCTACTCGGCGTCGCCGACAGTTTCCGCGAACCGGCGAGCATGGCGCTGTTCGCCGACGAGGGCACCGACAGCGGCGGCGTCGCCTCCTCGTTCGGCATCCGCGAACTGCTGTGGCGGCCGGGGAGCGTCGTCGGCCCCCTTCTCGGCGGGTGGCTGATGTACGAAGTCGGAATGGAGTGGGTGTTCTTCGTCGGCGGCGGAACGGCGCTTACGGGCGTGCTGACCTTTCTCGCCGTCCTCGTCTACGACTTCGGACCGGGTGCGCTCACCGAGTGGTGA